In bacterium, the sequence GAGCGCTCCGCCTCCGCGAGCTCCGCCTGCGTGAAGCCGCGATCGGCGCGAATCAGCTGGTCCTCGACGCCGCGGATCGTGTCGAGGAGACCGCGCATCGCCGCCCGGGCAGCCGTCCCGCTTCCCTCGGCGTGTCCGTCGGCGCTCGCCATTTCGGCCAGGCCCCCCGTCATCATCGACAGGCCCCCGGCTGCTCCGACACTCTTCATGAAATCCCGTCGATCCACGGCGCCTTCCTCCTCGGTTCCGGTGGATGGCCTACGATGGACACCTCCGTCGGGAATTGCAAGTCGCGCGCGCCCGCGCGGCGTAGGCAGGAGTTCTCTCATGAAGGTCCTTCGTCTCCTCCTCGTGCTCGCCGTCCTCACCGCCGCTGGCGTCGGTATCGCCCTCGTCGCGACGCGGCCCACGCCCCTCGACCCCGGCACGACGAGCGCCGCCCGCCTCGAGCCCGGCCCCTACGCCGTCTCGACGACCGACTTCACGTGGGTCGACGAGACCCGGCCGACGGCAGCGAACGGCGACTTCGCAGGCAGTGCCGATCGGACCTTCGCCGTGACCCTCTGGTCGCCCGAGGACGCGCCGGGGCCGCATCCGCTGCTCGTCTACAGCCACGGCTTCATGTCGAATCGCCACGGCGGAAGCCACCTCGCGGAGCACATGGCGAGCCACGGCTACGTCGTCGTCGCGACGGACTACCCGCTCTCCCACTTCGGCGCGCCCGGCGGCCCGAACGCGATGGACGTGGTGAACCAGCCCGGCGACGTCTCGTTCCTGATCGACTCCGTGCTCGGGCTGACCGCCGACGCGCGCCCCTTCGAAGGCGGCATCGATCGCGGACGCATCGGCGTGATGGGCCTCTCCCTCGGCGGCCTGACCACGACCCTCGCCGCCTTCCACCCGGACCTCGGGGATCCACGGATCGCCGTCGCGATCTCGATCGCGGGCCCGTCGGCGATGTTCGGTCCCGACTACTTCGATCAGGCGGACGTCCCCTTCCTGATGATCGCCGGGACCCACGACGCGATGATCCGCTACGAGGAGAACGGCGCACCGATTCCGGACCGGATCGCCGACGGCGGCCTCGTCACCCTCGACGAAGCCAGCCACGCTGCGTTCTCGAGCATCGCGGCGGGACCGATGCGGCTCCTGGGCAACCCGGACGGCCTCGGCTGCCAGAGCCTCGTCGCGAACCTCGACCTCGAGCCGGGGGACGACCCCTTCCCGAACCTGGGCGGCCCGGACGAGGGGCTGCTCGATGCATCGGACGCGACGATGCCCTGCGAGGTCACCTTCGACGACGCGATGAGCGCCGGGCGACAGCACTGGCTCACGACGCTCGCGGTCCGCGCCTTCTTCGGCCAGCACTTCGCGGCCGATCCCAGGGAACGGGCCGGGCACGCGACCTTCCTATCCGAGACCTTCCCCGCGGAGCACGACGACGTGCACTACGCGTCGGCGCGGCGCGCGACCCGAAGCTGAAGGTCCGTCCACGCGCCGCCCGCACGCCCGGATCGGCCGGGGCGCGCACCGATCACATCGCGCCGGGCCCCCGCGCTTCCGGCGTCCCGACCGCGCCGAAGACGCGACGGAGCAGCGCCGTCGATCGCGCGGCAGGATCTTCCCGGATCCGCCCCTCCTCCTTCGCGATCTCGGTGAAGAGCGCTGCCAGGGTCTGATCCGCGACGTAGCCCTCGAGATCGACCGCCGGCGGCTTCGTGAAGGGGATCTGGTCGTATCGCGCGACGATCTCCGTGTAGATGCTGTAGAGCCCGACCTCTCGCATCGCGTTCGTGGCGACCGGGCGAAACCGCGCTCGAAGCGCCTCGCTCGTCCGCTCCCGGAAATACTGCGTCGCCGCGTCGTCGGGTCCGTTCAGGATCTGGAACGCATCGGCGATCGTCATCTGGGTGATCGCGCCGGTGAAGACCGGAACCGCCTGCGCCGCCGCTTCTTCTGCCGCCCGGTTCATCGAGTTCTCGAGCGCATCGACCTGCGCCCCGAACCCGACCCCCCGGAGCACTTCGGCGACCCGCCCGAGCTCGCCGGGCAGGCGCAGCCGCAGAATCGGATCGTTCCCGAACGCGCCCGGACGCGAGAGCGTCGTCGTCGTCCGCTGGGTCCCGACCTCGAGCGCCTGCTTCAATCCGGTCGCCACCGTCGGACCGTCGAGGGGCGCGCCGGCCACGAGGATGTCGTTCATGTCGATCCCGGCGGCCTCCATCCGGGCCTGCATCTCGGCGCAGCCTAGGAACGAGAGTCCGACGAGAGCAAGGATGCCGGCGCGGAAGGCGTGGGAGCGAGGACGGCGAGCGAAAGCGTGCATGAGAACCCCTCTGGGCGTGCGGTGGGACGAAGGAGGGCCGAGCCTAGCCCGAAGCCGGACTCGCGCTCGTTTCGAGTCGGACGGAAAGCGGCGCAGAGCGTTGATCCGAAGCCGGGACACGCCATCCTCGCGCGCCATGAGCGAATCGCAAACGCCTGCTTCGAAGACCGCCCTCGTGACCGGCGCCAGCTCCGGGATCGGCGAGGCCGCCGCCCGCGCCCTGGCCGAGAAGGGCTACGACGTCGCCCTGGTCGCCCGCCGCACCGACCTCCTGGATCTGTGCGCGAAGCGCGTCGAGGAGCTGGGACGCCGG encodes:
- a CDS encoding DUF4197 domain-containing protein, producing MQARMEAAGIDMNDILVAGAPLDGPTVATGLKQALEVGTQRTTTTLSRPGAFGNDPILRLRLPGELGRVAEVLRGVGFGAQVDALENSMNRAAEEAAAQAVPVFTGAITQMTIADAFQILNGPDDAATQYFRERTSEALRARFRPVATNAMREVGLYSIYTEIVARYDQIPFTKPPAVDLEGYVADQTLAALFTEIAKEEGRIREDPAARSTALLRRVFGAVGTPEARGPGAM